CGGGAGAAACGTTACGAGGAAGAGGGCATCGGCAGCAGCTACATGTTCCGCGTTGACCACGACACCATCATCGACGCCACGAAGTGTGGCAACTTCGCCCGTTTCATCAACCACAGCTGCAACGTGAGACCAGATTTTGAACACGCCTCGTTGCCAAGTGCTCCAGCACCGCGCAAAACGTGACCATTTATCTGTTTtcggggttgttttttttatctttccaGCCCAACTGTTATGCGAAAGTCATCACGGTGGAGTCGCAGAAGAAGATCGTGATCTACTCCAGGCAGCCCATCAACGTTAACGAGGAGATCACGTACGACTACAAGTTCCCCATAGAGGACGTTAAGATCCCCTGTTTGTGTGGGGCCGAGAACTGCAGGGGAACGCTGAATTAACGTCCGTCTGAGGTCAGTCCTCCGCAGCCCGAGGCCTCGTTCAAGTTTCCGGAGACGTGCACACGTGGAGGCGCGGCCGAGGAGGCGCCGAAGGAGGAGGCTCGTACAGGACTACGCGTACGGCACAAATTAAACTCTAGATTGTTTACGATTATGGTGCTCTTCAAATAATTTTTTATACCTGTCGCTGAAGCAGAATTTACTGAACTGTTCTTGCTGGTGCAGAATTTCGTCCCATCCTCAGACAGTATTCCCAGTATGGTTAGTTCCACAGCCTGCCCTGGTTTTGGGTTTTACAcctttccacccccccccccccccccccccattttgtcTCATAAGCTCTACATCCACCACACGTGGTACACGAAAAACACAGACTCACATGTTCAGCTGCTTACTAAAACTGTTGAGACGCACAAGCTCACCAGGAAAAGACACCTCTCACCCAGGCAGACGGACCGAAGCCCTGCATCCTAGCTCCTACCTCCTCTGCACCAgtgtaaaacattttaaatgaaaatcaaaCCGAAATAATATTCCTGCCACAAATCCTGGAATACGTGGATAACTCACCTGCCCTCACCAGCTGATAATGGATCTTGCTGCTTCCTATTAGTTTATGCAAAAAAGGCAAATTTTGTATTGACGAAATTCCAGTGTTTTgtagtttgttgttttctttgaagacactatgtttgtgtgtgattgtctttttttttttttatgaatcgTATAGTTGCGAGCAGACTGCCCCCTGTAGGCCGGACTGCAGAAGCAGGACACTGGTGCACAGCCAACAGAAATGACGAGTTTTGAAGCGTCGGAAGAAAATCTTTCTTGTGTTAAGTGCCATATGAATGTGTAATTTTAATGATCTCAGCGGGCAGGAACATGCGTAGCGGTGCAAACATGCTGCTtgatttcttttccttcatttttgggGGGCGGCTCGGCCTCTCGTGCGTTCCCAGAGCGGCCGTCTCGTGTTTGCGTGGGGtccctccttcagctgcagcgaTACTCTTCCACCGGCGTTTCCACGGCCCCGGACGGAGAACCGAGGTCGTTCTATTCGTTCTCCGGTCGTTTAGAAATGCACTTCATGCCTCGACTCACCGCGTCCCCGCCAAGACCAAGTGTTTTCACTGCgattctttgttgtttttttttcaccagTGATGTTTATATTGTGTATGATTGCTTGTACAGAAGatctaaagccttttttttaaaaaacaaaaaatctatATCTCCACAGGGGGAACACTTTTAAAAggcatctctttttttaacaaaagactgagtatttaaaatattttcagagATCTGTCAAAGGAATCTGAGGGTTTAAAGGTTGTTTATTTAAAGACAAAGGTCCACTGTGTACAGGGAACGTCTCCACCTCCCCTTTCTGAAAGATTGTTTCTTGTAGAAACGTCTTCATTTTCTGCCCGTTTTGCTTTATAATCCCAGAATATGTAAATACTATAACTGTGAAtaattatataaatatatattttttgctcCCTGAGATTGCTACGTGACCACGGCTCAGTTATGTGTAAATTATGGGATGAGCTGGTAGCAGGAAAATTCAGCTTGTGTcaagctttgtttttgttttgttggtttttttttttttattattatttttggtttGTAAATTCTATGAAATGTTGGTTGCAGTGTGaataaagagaagagaaaaaaggtgCAGGATGAGTTTGGGAAGAGGAATGAAGCATTAGCCTTGTGTCTATTTATTATACAACAAATGTATTAAAAGGataaatggaaataaagtggTTTTGGATAAAATCCAGAACAGGTGTTTTGTAATGAAATAGGAAATAACACTAATGAGACTTACAGTGGGTTTATTAGGTGACTTAATGCATATCAGTCCTTTTTACTTAATAAGGTAATTAACTCTACTTAGAGGTCCAGGGTTGTTTAGTTTTTTCCTGCTCATCTGGATCATCTGCCCATCTTCTCCCCAGCTGGGTGAGGGATGTGATCTCTCCACCCAGTCCTGGGCTGGCCATGAGGCCTCCTCTGGGTGGGACATGTCTGTCATTTTCATGATGTCTAAAGTCAAAACTTGCTGATTTTCAATCTGGTCTGCCCTCATGTTGGTTTGGTTTTGGTTGGAGCGGGGGCTCTGGGTGGGTTTGGGTTGCTTGTGGGTGCCGCCGCCCTCCAACCCCTAACAACCCCTAACAACACCTCTTTAATGATTTATCGTTTTAGGTGAAATACCACCACGCGCCGCTAGAGGCCGCCACATCGCCCACGATGGACTATTAAAAGCTTTAAACTCATTCTGCAGCTGACAGTTTCATAACCACGAACCGACTTTGATGCTTTTATCACATTTTCAATCGCACAAAATCAGAGTTAATCCCGCAGGATTGTTTTACAGTACATCTCTAAAGGTGAACGTTTTAAAAGCGGAAttagaaacaaacaaatgaTGCTTCCTGTTAAAACCTGGAGACGAACCCTCCGAGCACAACCACGTGAAGCAGCTGCCTTGCTACTGCCGACCTGAGCGGGTGAGAGGACGACGCCGGGAGACGTCTGGCCATCCTTGGACATGGACACGACGCGGCTGAAGGGTGGGGTGGACGTGTCGGAAGTTGTTCTGCAGAGGTGTGACCTGCTCGGCGTCCCTCCTCCGTGGAGAAGATCTGCGAGGTGAACTGAGCCAGCTGAGGGGAAGCGACACTCCATCAGGGGACGTTGAGGATTCCTGCCGCTCGGATTGTGACGCAACAGACCCACCTGAGACCAGGAGATGTAGACGGGGACCTCATACAGGGTCCAAACGACTGCCTGGGAGCACGGAGGAGTGGTGAGGCTGCCATAGTAACGGTAATACTGGCTCATGTTGTGCCTCGGCAGAAGGTCCAGCAGGGCGAACGGCTTGATTTTTGTAGTTTGGCCTTGGGAATCGGAGTGAAAATGCACATTTAAGCTGCGCCTAACAAACGTACGCCGAGTCAAGGTCAAACCTTTGTAAGCCACGGAGGACAGCTTCTGGGATATGTGTCCAAAGTGGACATTGTCTTGCGTAAACGACCTGCAGGGAAGATGGACATCAGCAGAAATCCGatttttaaagcaacatttaaCGTGGGTTGTCGTCGACTGACGTCTATAAAGACTCCGAGCACGGCCAGTCCCGTGGGGTCGCCTAGAGCAGCGGTCACATTGGGGTAGACGCCTTTCATGTTGACGATGTGCATCTGGAAACAtcaggaagaggcaggaagtgagggtCGTTGGCCCGGGACCGCCCGCCGCCCACGGCCACCCTACCTCCATCGGGTATCTGCGCCGGTCCACCGTGTGCTCCGAGCCGTTGGTGGCCGGGCCGCCCCAGTGGAAAGTGCAGCTGGATGGTGTGGTAAACATCTGGAAGGCCGCCGCCGCTCACCGACATGCCGCTCCCGACCTGCAGGATGACTGGGACACAAAAAGACCCGTTTTTTACCCAGAATCCACAGGTGTTCAGGGGCCCGGATCTGCGTTTACCGGAATGTCCGTCGTTCCTGGAGGGTCCAGTGTCCCTGCCTGGATGTCCTCGAAGCCCTCCAGGTGCAGGGAGTCCAGAGACCTGTTCCTGCTCACCTGCCCGCCCAGGTTGATGGGCGAGTGACGCACCTCCAGTAACGGGTGACAGGCGGGGACCAGGTCCCCCCACGCGTACGGGTCTGAGGACGTGGATGGAACAGAATTCCGAATTGACTCAAACCGGTTCTGAAATCCCAAGCGGTCGCCTTCCCGTGGGAAATCGGCATCTACTCACCACAGTGCGGCTCGTTGTAACAGTAGTCACCTGGAAGAGAGGCAGACCGTTACCGGAACCGTCCGCGATTCTATCAGGACGCGTTTGAAAAATCCACGATCGTCGCACTGACCCGAAATCACGCCCGGAACCACGAGGGCGGTGAGGAGAGCTGCGGCCCGGATCATGGCTGGAGACGACAGCGGCACCGGGGAGCGCGGACGCACAACGTCCCGCTTTTTAAAGGGGAACCGAGGTCCAGTTTCCTCCCCGGTCTGCCCAGTGATCCGGGTCATTACCAGTCTGGTGGTCTTTTTCTCATCAACGGGCTCATTGATGCCAGGCagcttcatcaccccccccccccccccacccaccccctcctcccggAGCTGATACTCCCAGTAACCAAACCCATTCACGAGGCGGGGAGAACGTGCAGAATTAGGGAGGTTTAAAAGCGATCGATGACAAAACCGATCAGTGCCGCAAAGTTTTCCTAATCAAATAAAGAGTGACGGGCGGAAGAGCGGGCGGCTCCACTGGTCATGTGATGGCTGTCAACCGGGAGAAACAAAGCCCCTCTTCTTGTGCCCCAGCTGGGTATCACCGTCTCCGAGTCACGGCGATATCCGCTTGGGATCTGGGCTGAatccacctccacctcgctgCTGGGACGGGGGAGTTTCCCTGGATTCCTCTTCCTAATCCCCTTTAACATTCTGAGGAATTCCctccagaggagaagaaacgCGGATAAATGTCAAAGCCACTGACGCATGAGTCGTCCTTCACGGTGCAATTTATTTGGCATTTGATTTAGATGTACAtctccctaaaaaaaaaaaaaaaaagaacttcctGTAATTAACCCCTGAATTTAACAGCTATAAAACAAAAGACGGcgaaattaaacatttattttatacacTTTCTCGAGCGTTTTCTCACACCGCCAAAGTCAAAAGTTTAATGATGCGTTTGAGGACGACGAAAAATCTCAGAACTTCcacaaaaaaatagaaacttCCTCCACAACTCGGGGGATATTTTTGTGACTTTGATCATCTGCGGTGGATTGTCGGTGTaagaaagcaagaaagaaaactAACATTTTCCACCTGTAGTACATTCAAAAAGGAGAAGCCCGACATGTGGACAGATGCTGGTCGCCATGGTTACTCGGATGATTGTCACTTGAACCCAAACTAAACGTCCTTAACTATAATCTTTGACCGCATTTCCATTGAGAAAACAGACCCCAAAACATCGGGGAGAGCAAGAAAAGAGATTCAAAATCCAGTTTAATAGCGTCGCCTTCGTCAGTAACTTAATTAACGAGCGTGGAGTGCGAAGGACCGCGCGGGCAGAAGCCGTCGGGAGTGTCGGGGCCAGCATCCAGACGCCACAAATAAAgtttttccaaaacaaaaaaacattaacgtgcaaaaaaaaaaaaaaaaaaaaatggttctAATGGTTCTCTACAGTGGATGAGGATAAGAAGGGGACCCGTCTGCACGATCAGAACTTTAAAGAAATCTTATCTGAACGCACCCAGAATCCCACAGCTCTCGCTCGGCCGTTCGGACCGGACCGGGGTCTACCCTACTGGAGACGGATCAGGATCTCAGCCCTCAGTCAGAAGAATCACCTTCCACAAAGACTTCAGTACCACAACATTCCgggatacacacaaaaaaaacaaaacagcaaaggCTAAGC
The sequence above is drawn from the Takifugu rubripes chromosome 6, fTakRub1.2, whole genome shotgun sequence genome and encodes:
- the LOC101074406 gene encoding LOW QUALITY PROTEIN: carbonic anhydrase 15 (The sequence of the model RefSeq protein was modified relative to this genomic sequence to represent the inferred CDS: deleted 7 bases in 7 codons), with the protein product MTRITGQTGEETGPRFPFKKRDVVRPRSPVPLSSPAMIRAAALLTALVVPGVISGDYCYNEPHCDPYAWGDLVPACHPLLEVRHSPINLGGQVSRNRSLDSLHLEGFEDIQAGHWTLQNDGHSVILQVGSGMSVSGGGLPDVYHTIQLHFHWGGPATNGSEHTVDRRRYPMEMHIVNMKGVYPNVTAALGDPTGLAVLGVFIDVVYADNVHFGHISQKLSSVAYKGQTTKIKPFALLDLLPRHNMSQYYRYYGSLTTPPCSQAVVWTLYEVPVYISWSQLAQFTSQIFSTEEDAEQVTPLQNNFRHVHPPFSRVVSMSKDARRLPASSSHPLRSAVARQLLHVVVLGGFVSRF